From Xiphophorus couchianus chromosome 4, X_couchianus-1.0, whole genome shotgun sequence, a single genomic window includes:
- the agrp gene encoding agouti-related protein isoform X1, with product MKQLWSHLSTSGSDSSSQTEPSLEPFLCWTGSVAEVLGDAPCWSCDLFLLIGFKSPSAPPETETQRPPQPEDRGHAPSPLQDGGLLPVDSEEDRLLMEAGSNNEDLSALQLQGRAVRSPRRCIPHQQFCLGYSLPCCDPCDTCYCRFYNAICYCRPVGHTCPQRPTRTREPPEPKTHLNQRPT from the exons ATGAAGCAGCTCTGGTCTCACCTCAGCACATCTGGTTCTGACTCTTCAAGCCAGACAGAACCGAGCCTGGAACCGTTCCTCTGCTGGACCGGTTCTGTTGCTGAAGTTCTA GGCgacgccccctgctggtcatgTGACCTCTTCCTGTTGATTGGCTTTAAATCaccttcagctcctccagagacaGAAACGCAGCGGCCGCCTCAGCCAGAAG ATAGAGGCCACGCCCCCAGCCCTCTTCAAGATGGCGGTCTCCTTCCTGTGGACTCAGAGGAAGACCGCTTGCTGATGGAGGCGGGCTCCAACAATGAG GACTTGTCTGCGCTGCAGCTGCAAGGCAGAGCCGTGCGTTCCCCTCGCCGCTGCATCCCTCACCAGCAGTTCTGTCTGGGTTACTCGCTGCCCTGCTGCGACCCCTGTGACACCTGCTACTGCCGCTTCTACAACGCCATCTGCTACTGCCGCCCGGTGGGCCACACCTGCCCACAGAGacccaccagaaccagagagcCACCTGAACCAAAGACCCACCTGAACCAGAGACCCACCTGA
- the agrp gene encoding agouti-related protein isoform X2 has protein sequence MFGMLLLCCASSGLLWPATSLVHGVRLDAAYLADIDRGHAPSPLQDGGLLPVDSEEDRLLMEAGSNNEDLSALQLQGRAVRSPRRCIPHQQFCLGYSLPCCDPCDTCYCRFYNAICYCRPVGHTCPQRPTRTREPPEPKTHLNQRPT, from the exons ATGTTCGGcatgctgctgctctgctgcgcCTCCTCCGGTCTGCTGTGGCCGGCCACCTCCCTGGTTCACGGAGTCCGGCTGGACGCCGCCTACCTGGCTGACATCG ATAGAGGCCACGCCCCCAGCCCTCTTCAAGATGGCGGTCTCCTTCCTGTGGACTCAGAGGAAGACCGCTTGCTGATGGAGGCGGGCTCCAACAATGAG GACTTGTCTGCGCTGCAGCTGCAAGGCAGAGCCGTGCGTTCCCCTCGCCGCTGCATCCCTCACCAGCAGTTCTGTCTGGGTTACTCGCTGCCCTGCTGCGACCCCTGTGACACCTGCTACTGCCGCTTCTACAACGCCATCTGCTACTGCCGCCCGGTGGGCCACACCTGCCCACAGAGacccaccagaaccagagagcCACCTGAACCAAAGACCCACCTGAACCAGAGACCCACCTGA